A part of bacterium genomic DNA contains:
- a CDS encoding glycosyltransferase family 9 protein → MASVFERQLKRLGLFGLTRLSRTPRQGRADIDHTAVRRILVVRPDERIGNAILIIPLLNALRGHYPQARLSLVMARRYWDLREWIPSVDEFIPFDKRSYARNPIAFAAFIRRLRKCRYDLVFDAAGDHSVSFTHLAIAACSGGRFRIGHDRGGAGQCYEVPVPVAPDDRHETERHLDLLRAIAAVDPDPRPLLKPLADHGAAERIWRDQGWRSDKPTVIIHPGARGRKRWPAVHFAAVANRLAAQGCQVGVVWGPADTQAAEEMMRAVDSGVRPLGILRFHDFVAAVAAAEVFFSGDCGPMHLAAATPPRQAVVTVFVVDKLARYRPLGPRDIAVLDDPDHPDIAGITARILSLVEIGALTAASRSAIA, encoded by the coding sequence ATGGCCAGCGTCTTCGAACGACAACTTAAACGCCTCGGCCTGTTTGGGCTGACACGGCTGTCGCGCACGCCCCGGCAGGGGCGAGCCGACATCGACCATACGGCCGTGCGCCGCATCCTGGTCGTTCGTCCCGATGAACGCATCGGCAACGCCATCCTGATCATCCCGTTGCTCAATGCCCTGCGCGGGCACTACCCGCAGGCGCGTCTCTCGCTGGTCATGGCGCGCCGGTATTGGGATCTGCGCGAGTGGATCCCTTCCGTCGATGAGTTCATCCCCTTCGACAAGCGGAGCTATGCCCGCAACCCGATCGCGTTCGCGGCGTTCATCCGCCGTCTGCGCAAATGCCGCTACGATCTGGTCTTCGACGCCGCCGGCGATCATTCCGTGTCGTTCACGCACCTGGCCATCGCCGCCTGCTCCGGCGGACGCTTTCGCATCGGCCATGACCGCGGCGGGGCGGGGCAGTGCTATGAAGTCCCTGTCCCGGTCGCTCCGGATGATCGCCACGAGACCGAGCGTCACCTCGATCTTTTGCGCGCGATTGCCGCTGTCGATCCCGACCCGCGTCCCCTGCTCAAGCCGCTGGCCGACCACGGCGCCGCCGAACGGATCTGGCGCGACCAGGGGTGGCGCAGCGATAAGCCCACCGTGATCATCCATCCCGGCGCGCGCGGTCGCAAACGCTGGCCGGCCGTGCACTTCGCCGCCGTCGCCAACCGTCTCGCCGCGCAGGGCTGCCAGGTTGGCGTGGTCTGGGGACCGGCCGACACGCAGGCCGCCGAGGAGATGATGCGCGCGGTCGACTCCGGCGTTCGCCCGCTCGGTATCCTCCGCTTTCATGATTTCGTCGCGGCGGTTGCCGCCGCCGAGGTCTTTTTCTCCGGCGACTGCGGCCCGATGCATCTGGCCGCCGCCACACCCCCTCGGCAAGCGGTCGTCACCGTCTTCGTGGTCGACAAACTCGCCCGCTACCGCCCGCTCGGCCCGCGCGACATCGCCGTCCTCGACGATCCCGACCATCCTGACATCGCAGGG